The following are from one region of the Cystobacter ferrugineus genome:
- a CDS encoding NUDIX domain-containing protein, whose translation MASYKNPVPTVDCIIELSGERVVLIRRKNPPLGWALPGGFVDEGERLDVAAVREVKEETGLDVALVEQFFTYSDPSRDPRRHTLSTVFIGRAQGEPQGADDAAEARAFPLDALPRELCFDHGTILADYLTYKRTGQRRKL comes from the coding sequence ATGGCCTCGTACAAGAACCCCGTGCCCACCGTGGACTGCATCATCGAGTTGTCCGGCGAGCGCGTCGTGCTCATCCGCCGCAAGAACCCGCCCCTGGGCTGGGCCCTGCCCGGCGGCTTCGTGGACGAGGGCGAGCGCCTGGACGTGGCGGCGGTGCGCGAGGTGAAGGAGGAGACGGGCCTGGACGTGGCGCTGGTGGAGCAGTTCTTCACCTACTCGGATCCGAGCCGGGATCCCCGCCGGCACACCCTGTCCACCGTCTTCATCGGCCGGGCCCAGGGCGAGCCCCAGGGCGCGGACGACGCCGCCGAGGCGAGGGCCTTCCCGCTGGACGCCCTGCCTCGCGAGCTGTGCTTCGACCACGGCACCATCCTCGCCGACTACCTGACCTACAAGCGCACCGGCCAGCGCCGCAAGCTCTGA
- a CDS encoding M50 family metallopeptidase has protein sequence MHYLPLLLALGLLVALHELGHLVAARLLGLRVERYTLGFGPPVLSWRWRGTDYALGAVPLGGSVRIHGMNPHAPGLEPTDPTSFPAQRPWKRLLVLLGGPLANALFALGVLFALYTTGTHVVVPLTVGTITPGSEAARAQLLPGDRLVSVDGEPLESWSGFVELIARRPGRELRLGVERQGEEREVVVRPRLDERGVGRIGVSQQYVYRAHAPGQALLQALAHTGNLVLEGARMVDRLLRGTQGMALANPLGVVKQSSGAAGSGLGAFLRVMVNLSMALAFFHLLPLPSLDGGRIVFVLIESVSGRKVPARVETLVHAVGFVVLLGLVLTVSLADLRQRMGRAQQGLDAREPGDSPLFLWEKTGGAPRPGAPTDAHTKTQAASAPP, from the coding sequence ATGCACTACCTTCCCCTGCTCCTCGCGCTCGGCCTGCTCGTGGCGCTGCATGAACTGGGTCACCTCGTGGCCGCCCGGCTGCTGGGCCTGCGGGTGGAGCGGTACACGCTCGGCTTCGGTCCGCCCGTGCTCTCCTGGCGGTGGCGGGGGACGGACTACGCGCTGGGCGCGGTGCCCCTGGGCGGCTCCGTGCGCATCCATGGGATGAACCCCCACGCGCCGGGCCTGGAGCCGACGGATCCCACGAGCTTCCCGGCGCAGCGCCCCTGGAAGCGGCTGCTGGTGCTGCTCGGGGGACCGCTGGCCAACGCGCTCTTCGCGCTCGGTGTCCTCTTCGCGCTCTACACCACCGGCACGCACGTCGTGGTGCCGCTCACGGTGGGCACCATCACCCCCGGCTCCGAGGCGGCACGCGCCCAACTGCTGCCCGGCGACCGGCTGGTGAGCGTGGATGGCGAGCCGCTGGAGAGCTGGAGTGGTTTCGTGGAGCTCATCGCGCGGCGGCCCGGACGCGAGCTGCGCCTGGGCGTCGAGCGGCAGGGCGAGGAGCGCGAGGTGGTGGTGCGGCCCCGGCTGGATGAGCGGGGCGTGGGGCGCATTGGCGTGAGTCAGCAGTACGTGTACCGCGCGCACGCGCCCGGCCAGGCGCTGCTGCAGGCGCTGGCGCACACGGGCAACCTCGTGCTCGAGGGCGCGCGGATGGTGGACCGGCTGCTGCGGGGCACGCAAGGCATGGCCCTGGCCAACCCGCTGGGCGTGGTGAAGCAGTCCTCGGGGGCGGCGGGCAGCGGCCTGGGCGCCTTCCTGCGGGTGATGGTGAACCTGTCCATGGCCCTCGCCTTCTTCCACCTGCTGCCCCTGCCCTCGTTGGACGGCGGACGCATCGTGTTCGTGCTCATCGAGTCGGTGAGCGGCCGCAAGGTGCCCGCGCGCGTGGAGACGCTGGTGCACGCGGTGGGCTTCGTCGTCCTGCTGGGCCTGGTGCTGACGGTGTCGCTCGCGGACCTGCGCCAGCGCATGGGCCGTGCCCAGCAGGGCCTCGACGCGCGCGAGCCCGGCGACAGCCCCCTCTTCCTCTGGGAGAAGACCGGAGGTGCGCCCAGACCCGGCGCTCCCACGGACGCTCACACCAAGACCCAGGCGGCCAGCGCTCCCCCCTGA